A genomic region of Stenotrophomonas sp. NA06056 contains the following coding sequences:
- the rimK gene encoding 30S ribosomal protein S6--L-glutamate ligase, whose product MKLAILSRNTRLYSTRRLVEAARARGHTVRILDPLRCYMRIAADGFSMHYKGRPMTGVDVVIPRIGASVTRYGTAVLRQFELMGARTPNPSDAILRSRDKLRAHQLLAAKGIDMPVTVFGDNPDDTVDLLSMLGPPPHVVKLNEGTQGRGVILTEKASASRGIVEALRGLYANFLMQEFIGEAKGADLRCFVVGDQVVASMQRQAPEGDFRSNLHAGGTAVASKASRAEQQVAVRSAKALGLGVCGVDLIRSERGPLVLEVNSTPGLEGIEAACGVDVAARIIEHVEKIKKS is encoded by the coding sequence ATGAAGCTCGCCATCCTGTCCCGCAACACCCGGCTGTACTCCACCCGTCGGCTGGTCGAGGCCGCGCGCGCGCGCGGCCACACCGTACGCATTCTCGACCCGCTGCGCTGCTACATGCGCATCGCCGCCGATGGCTTCTCGATGCACTACAAGGGCCGGCCGATGACCGGCGTGGACGTGGTGATCCCACGCATTGGCGCTTCGGTCACCCGCTATGGCACCGCTGTTCTGCGCCAGTTCGAACTGATGGGCGCGCGCACGCCGAATCCATCCGACGCGATCCTGCGCTCGCGCGACAAGCTGCGGGCACACCAGCTGTTGGCGGCCAAGGGCATCGACATGCCGGTCACCGTCTTTGGCGACAACCCGGATGACACCGTTGATCTGTTGTCCATGCTCGGCCCACCGCCGCACGTGGTGAAGCTCAATGAAGGCACCCAGGGTCGCGGCGTGATCCTCACCGAGAAGGCGAGTGCTTCGCGCGGCATCGTCGAGGCCCTGCGTGGGCTGTATGCCAACTTCCTGATGCAGGAGTTCATCGGCGAGGCCAAAGGCGCCGACCTCCGCTGCTTCGTGGTCGGCGACCAGGTGGTGGCGTCGATGCAGCGCCAGGCCCCGGAGGGGGATTTCCGCTCGAACCTGCACGCCGGTGGCACGGCTGTGGCGTCCAAGGCCAGCCGGGCCGAGCAGCAAGTGGCGGTGCGTTCGGCCAAGGCGCTGGGGCTGGGGGTATGCGGGGTGGACCTGATCCGCTCCGAGCGCGGCCCGCTGGTGCTGGAAGTGAACTCCACCCCCGGCCTGGAGGGGATCGAGGCGGCCTGCGGGGTGGACGTGGCCGCACGCATCATCGAGCATGTCGAGAAAATAAAAAAATCCTGA
- a CDS encoding autotransporter domain-containing protein, with the protein MLLSKRPIRSLMAAAIALAALPAMAGESPFTNTVFFGDSLTDGGYYRPLLPADARPVAGQFTTNPGWVWAQFVADYYGTNAAPNGNGQNGDNYAVGGARVGTDLTQPGFGNVPVPSLKTQMAKYLAANGGKADPNALYTVWGGANDLFSITAPAQAPAVIGAAVTDQIGIVASLKQAGAQYVMVPNLPDVGISPGFIDRGAAGQALGTALSTAYNNALYGGLKQAGIEFIPLDTYTLLHEIVANPGMYGFSNVTGRACLVASSLSCSPLAYARPDAASTYLFADDVHPTSAAHQMLGQYAISILEGPRLQQVLSHSAQTIGRSRADQVSLHQAGRPADGMSWWGGVRGDMQRYDHADLYDGLAPAGLFGVDWARDGMVFGGFAGFGRLNADFGNSRGDFTQKDTTAGLFAGWYGDRIWVNGQVSYTWLSYDVNRKVQLGPATREHGGSPDGSNLTAALNAGYEFGTEGGFRHGPIASVIWQQVKIDGYTESANAGTLATALGYGKQDADSTVGRIGWQARFDGGTVKPYVQVTYDHEFEDTKQASAWVQSLPDVGMYRVPGMDFDKNYATAIMGARMELFGLQSNIGLSATTLQKRAQDATLFASFSGSF; encoded by the coding sequence ATGCTGCTCAGCAAACGCCCGATCCGCTCCCTCATGGCGGCCGCGATCGCGCTGGCCGCGCTGCCGGCCATGGCAGGCGAATCCCCGTTCACCAACACCGTGTTCTTCGGCGACAGCCTGACTGACGGCGGCTACTACCGTCCGTTGCTGCCGGCCGATGCGCGCCCGGTGGCGGGCCAGTTCACCACCAACCCGGGTTGGGTGTGGGCGCAGTTCGTGGCCGACTATTACGGCACCAATGCCGCCCCGAATGGCAACGGTCAGAACGGCGACAACTACGCTGTTGGTGGCGCCCGCGTGGGTACCGACCTGACCCAGCCGGGCTTCGGCAACGTGCCGGTGCCGTCGCTGAAGACGCAGATGGCCAAGTACTTGGCGGCCAACGGTGGCAAGGCCGATCCGAACGCGCTGTACACCGTGTGGGGCGGCGCCAACGATCTGTTCTCGATCACCGCGCCGGCACAGGCGCCGGCCGTCATCGGCGCGGCGGTGACCGACCAGATCGGCATCGTGGCCAGCCTGAAGCAGGCCGGCGCCCAGTACGTGATGGTGCCGAACCTGCCTGACGTCGGCATCAGCCCCGGGTTCATCGACCGCGGTGCGGCCGGCCAGGCGCTGGGTACCGCCCTGTCCACCGCCTACAACAATGCCTTGTATGGCGGCCTGAAGCAGGCCGGCATCGAGTTCATCCCGCTCGATACCTACACGCTGCTGCACGAAATCGTCGCCAACCCCGGCATGTACGGCTTCAGCAACGTCACCGGCCGTGCGTGCCTGGTGGCCTCGTCGCTGAGCTGCAGCCCGCTGGCTTATGCGCGTCCGGATGCGGCAAGTACCTACCTGTTCGCTGATGACGTGCACCCGACCAGTGCCGCCCACCAGATGCTGGGCCAGTACGCCATTTCGATCCTGGAAGGCCCGCGCCTGCAGCAGGTGCTGAGCCACTCGGCGCAGACCATCGGCCGCTCGCGCGCCGACCAGGTCAGCCTGCACCAGGCCGGCCGCCCGGCCGACGGCATGTCCTGGTGGGGTGGCGTGCGCGGCGACATGCAGCGTTACGACCATGCCGATCTGTACGACGGCCTGGCCCCGGCTGGCCTGTTCGGTGTCGACTGGGCGCGTGACGGCATGGTCTTCGGCGGTTTCGCCGGCTTTGGCCGTCTGAATGCCGACTTCGGCAACAGCCGTGGCGATTTCACCCAGAAGGACACCACCGCTGGTCTGTTCGCCGGTTGGTATGGCGACCGCATCTGGGTCAATGGCCAGGTCAGCTACACCTGGTTGTCCTATGACGTGAACCGCAAGGTCCAGCTCGGCCCGGCGACCCGCGAACACGGCGGCTCGCCGGACGGCAGCAACCTGACCGCCGCCCTGAACGCTGGTTACGAGTTCGGCACCGAAGGCGGCTTCCGCCACGGCCCGATCGCTTCGGTGATCTGGCAGCAGGTCAAGATCGACGGTTACACCGAAAGCGCCAATGCTGGCACCCTGGCTACCGCGCTGGGTTACGGCAAGCAGGATGCCGATTCCACCGTGGGCCGTATCGGTTGGCAAGCGCGCTTCGACGGCGGCACTGTCAAGCCGTACGTGCAGGTAACCTACGACCACGAGTTCGAAGACACCAAGCAGGCCAGCGCCTGGGTGCAGAGCCTGCCGGACGTGGGCATGTACCGCGTGCCGGGCATGGACTTCGACAAGAACTATGCAACCGCCATCATGGGCGCGCGCATGGAGCTGTTCGGCCTGCAGAGCAACATCGGCCTGAGCGCCACCACCCTGCAGAAGCGTGCGCAGGACGCGACGCTGTTTGCCAGCTTCAGCGGCAGCTTCTGA
- a CDS encoding Rieske (2Fe-2S) protein — protein MTAAVALITLDAIADGAFAEVEAVVDGDAESLLLYRDGEQVRAFLNICPHAGRRLDWAPGQFLKSREGHLVCAAHGASFALDSGDCIAGPCKGDRLRAVPVDVRDGQVYLA, from the coding sequence ATGACTGCCGCTGTTGCCCTGATCACCCTTGATGCCATTGCCGATGGCGCGTTTGCCGAGGTTGAAGCGGTGGTCGATGGCGATGCCGAGTCGCTGCTGTTGTACCGCGACGGTGAACAGGTGCGCGCGTTCCTGAACATCTGCCCGCACGCGGGCCGCCGCCTGGACTGGGCCCCCGGCCAGTTCCTGAAGAGCCGCGAAGGCCACCTGGTCTGCGCCGCCCACGGCGCCTCGTTCGCGCTGGACAGCGGCGATTGCATCGCCGGCCCCTGCAAGGGCGACCGCCTGCGCGCAGTGCCGGTGGACGTGCGCGACGGGCAGGTCTACCTGGCCTGA
- a CDS encoding N-acetylmuramoyl-L-alanine amidase has translation MNINKGKIVLGWALASLLVSFTDAAMAQSSPAQGNLTISQQRQLESMIKDLVRDVIRENDLQVGSAENPQLKVTYDQIKHDVIIDFGRSAVPKRHTLTFDEHLQLIFQTVNDTVAPSVQVSGIKFLFGGVDIYTYFPEDRGPVENPGRKSKGVSPASAGNPVMLISAGHGYVLVNATNPATSYWAYQRPTVGNQIEDLQTIVLAAAVESSVAARSGSVSRYLARSTSNDAYTAACSGSPIVCPPFKNMAGRYYLESILPGNPEIWNNYSAQNLHSPKDHESDDIRSRGLYANHLQADQMITIHTNAASIDGAPQTTASGTRIYFNGAKTGADELATNVTCAMKEIINASAQYPSWVVTKQASTTGYGENNFANLPAIVIEVGFKDNVTDAAAMADPVFQGLMAKGVEKGARLSRGSEICKPFKLLSAANASGPHGTKPAVKISYEGFPQYPIKVHAHVASCPSGTCNDADFTINSPENGNTFSWKFGCNSSASRPSITYGVETTAVDADGVRVAAIASTVTCQKVTSM, from the coding sequence GTGAATATTAATAAAGGAAAGATCGTGCTTGGCTGGGCGCTGGCTTCGCTGCTGGTGTCATTCACTGACGCTGCCATGGCGCAGTCAAGTCCTGCTCAGGGAAATTTGACCATAAGTCAGCAGCGGCAGTTGGAGTCGATGATTAAGGATCTTGTGCGCGACGTGATCCGTGAAAATGACTTGCAGGTGGGTTCCGCGGAAAATCCACAGTTGAAGGTGACTTATGATCAGATAAAGCATGATGTCATCATTGATTTCGGCAGGTCGGCGGTCCCCAAGCGGCATACGCTCACTTTTGATGAGCACCTGCAGCTGATCTTCCAGACGGTCAACGATACTGTTGCCCCCTCTGTGCAGGTGTCCGGCATCAAGTTTTTGTTTGGTGGCGTCGACATCTACACCTATTTTCCGGAAGATCGCGGTCCGGTCGAAAATCCAGGTCGAAAATCCAAGGGTGTTTCGCCAGCATCTGCGGGAAACCCTGTCATGTTGATTTCAGCAGGTCACGGTTATGTCCTTGTGAATGCAACGAATCCGGCCACGTCTTACTGGGCGTATCAGCGACCAACGGTGGGAAATCAGATCGAGGATCTACAGACCATTGTTCTGGCGGCGGCAGTTGAGTCGAGCGTTGCTGCGCGGAGTGGCAGTGTTTCTCGCTACCTGGCCCGATCCACATCAAATGATGCCTACACTGCGGCATGTTCCGGCAGCCCCATCGTCTGCCCGCCGTTCAAGAATATGGCCGGTCGGTACTACCTTGAGAGCATTCTTCCTGGCAATCCGGAGATCTGGAACAATTACTCCGCTCAGAACCTGCACAGCCCGAAAGATCACGAGAGCGACGACATCCGGTCGCGCGGTCTCTACGCGAACCATCTTCAGGCTGATCAGATGATCACAATTCACACCAATGCGGCGTCGATCGATGGCGCGCCGCAGACAACTGCGTCGGGAACCCGTATTTACTTCAATGGCGCCAAGACCGGTGCGGATGAATTGGCGACAAATGTCACCTGTGCGATGAAGGAGATCATCAACGCCAGCGCGCAGTATCCGTCGTGGGTAGTGACCAAGCAGGCGTCCACCACCGGCTACGGCGAGAATAATTTTGCCAATCTCCCGGCAATCGTCATCGAGGTTGGTTTCAAGGACAACGTCACTGATGCTGCGGCCATGGCCGACCCGGTGTTCCAGGGGTTGATGGCAAAGGGGGTCGAAAAAGGTGCGCGGCTCTCACGCGGGTCTGAAATCTGCAAACCCTTCAAATTGCTCAGTGCAGCTAATGCCAGCGGCCCCCATGGCACCAAGCCAGCCGTCAAAATTTCTTACGAAGGGTTCCCGCAGTATCCCATCAAGGTGCATGCGCATGTGGCCAGTTGCCCGTCTGGCACCTGCAACGATGCTGATTTCACGATCAACTCTCCTGAGAACGGAAACACCTTTTCCTGGAAGTTTGGCTGCAACTCTTCAGCGTCAAGGCCGTCGATTACCTACGGCGTTGAAACTACTGCCGTGGACGCTGATGGCGTGAGAGTGGCTGCCATTGCATCAACGGTGACCTGCCAGAAGGTCACATCCATGTAA
- the thiS gene encoding sulfur carrier protein ThiS gives MNIQLNGEPRTLPASATLLDLLAAEQLLQRRVAVEVNGEIVSRSRHGEHLLAEGDVVEIVHALGGG, from the coding sequence ATGAACATCCAGCTCAATGGCGAACCCCGCACCCTGCCCGCTTCGGCGACCCTCCTGGACCTGCTGGCGGCCGAACAGTTGCTGCAACGCCGGGTGGCGGTGGAGGTCAACGGCGAGATCGTCAGCCGCAGTCGTCATGGCGAGCATCTGCTGGCCGAAGGCGACGTGGTGGAGATCGTGCACGCACTGGGCGGTGGTTGA
- a CDS encoding HAMP domain-containing sensor histidine kinase, whose translation MASDTASLRRKPDSVASKGERRRTPYRRRLRSRIIVSFVLLGFCLTTLFAFATNWARMRVENQLVEDVMNRNISEYVRRYYESPDRNPDLPVQQMRARLIKPDKFEALREEEPDWYEFKDGLYNMGGVDERGERYSYKLAVRKTPDAWAFLAYDMTDSVRGGQQLNRALFLSVLVFSLLSLVLGWWSASKVMKPVSDLAARLRAYRGGTSDPEPLAPRFPDDEVGQLAQALDDYSSRLTEVVQRDREFNADVSHELRTPLAVIRGATELLLTRPGLDEKVLQRLQRIQRAEQQCSDLIGALLLLSRNERGQGSSNVARVAEQLLDAHRAQLGGKPLELHLDGERDLVIDAPEAALSVALGNLIGNAVKYSQDGEVRVHVGANAVSVTDSGPGLSEEDAAKLFQRGYRGTHAGHSQGGGIGLSIVSRLCDLYGWQVSVRPGGARGVIATLTFSPKPL comes from the coding sequence ATGGCATCGGATACCGCATCGCTACGCCGGAAGCCTGATTCGGTGGCAAGCAAGGGGGAGCGTCGGCGCACGCCTTATCGGCGGCGCCTGCGCAGCCGTATCATCGTCTCGTTCGTGTTGTTGGGCTTCTGCCTGACGACACTGTTCGCGTTCGCCACCAACTGGGCCCGCATGCGGGTGGAAAACCAGCTGGTGGAAGACGTGATGAACCGCAACATCAGCGAGTACGTGCGGCGCTACTACGAAAGCCCCGACCGCAACCCCGACCTGCCCGTGCAGCAGATGCGCGCGCGCCTGATCAAGCCGGACAAGTTCGAGGCGCTGCGCGAGGAAGAGCCGGACTGGTACGAGTTCAAGGACGGCCTGTACAACATGGGCGGTGTGGACGAGCGCGGCGAGCGCTATTCCTACAAGCTGGCCGTGCGCAAGACCCCCGATGCCTGGGCGTTCCTGGCCTACGACATGACCGACAGCGTTCGCGGTGGGCAGCAGCTCAACCGCGCGCTGTTCCTGTCGGTGCTGGTGTTCAGCCTGCTGTCGCTGGTGCTGGGCTGGTGGTCGGCTTCGAAGGTGATGAAGCCGGTCTCGGACCTCGCCGCACGCCTGCGCGCGTACCGTGGTGGCACCAGCGACCCCGAACCTTTGGCGCCGCGCTTCCCCGATGACGAAGTGGGGCAGCTGGCGCAGGCGCTCGATGACTATTCCTCGCGGCTGACCGAAGTGGTGCAGCGCGACCGTGAGTTCAATGCCGACGTCAGCCACGAACTGCGCACGCCGTTGGCGGTCATCCGTGGTGCCACCGAGTTGCTGCTGACCCGCCCGGGTCTGGACGAGAAGGTGCTGCAGCGCCTGCAGCGCATCCAGCGTGCCGAGCAGCAGTGCAGCGATCTGATCGGCGCGCTGTTGCTGCTGTCGCGCAACGAACGCGGGCAGGGCAGCAGCAATGTGGCCCGTGTGGCCGAACAGCTGCTGGATGCGCATCGCGCGCAGTTGGGTGGCAAGCCACTGGAGCTGCACCTGGATGGCGAGCGCGATCTGGTCATCGACGCCCCGGAAGCCGCGTTGTCGGTGGCGCTGGGCAACCTGATCGGCAACGCCGTGAAGTATTCGCAGGATGGCGAGGTGCGCGTGCACGTGGGGGCCAATGCCGTGTCGGTGACCGACAGCGGACCGGGCCTGAGCGAGGAGGATGCCGCCAAGCTGTTCCAGCGCGGTTATCGCGGTACCCACGCCGGACACTCGCAGGGCGGCGGTATCGGCCTGTCGATCGTCAGCCGGCTTTGCGACCTGTACGGCTGGCAGGTGAGCGTGCGTCCAGGCGGCGCCCGTGGCGTGATCGCCACACTGACGTTCTCGCCGAAGCCGCTGTAA
- a CDS encoding thiazole synthase, whose product MNAHVSPDSLVIAGKTYSSRLLTGTGKFKDLEETRLATEAAGARIVTVAIRRTNIGQNPGEPNLLDVLPPDRYTILPNTAGCYTAEDAVRTCRLARELLDGHNLTKLEVLGDQKSLYPDVVQTLKAAEQLVKDGFEVMVYTSDDPILAKRLEEIGCAAVMPLAAPIGSGLGIQNKYNLLQIIEDAKVPIIVDAGVGTASDAAIAMELGCDGVLMNTAIAGARHPVLMASAMRKAVEAGREAFLAGRIPRKRYASASSPIDGLIG is encoded by the coding sequence ATGAACGCTCATGTCTCCCCCGATTCGCTGGTGATCGCCGGCAAGACCTACAGCTCGCGGCTGCTCACCGGCACCGGCAAGTTCAAGGATCTGGAAGAAACCCGCCTGGCCACCGAGGCCGCAGGCGCCCGGATCGTCACCGTGGCCATCCGCCGCACCAACATCGGCCAGAACCCGGGCGAACCGAATCTGCTCGACGTGCTGCCGCCGGACCGCTACACCATCCTGCCCAACACCGCCGGCTGCTACACCGCCGAGGATGCCGTGCGCACCTGCCGCCTGGCCCGCGAACTGCTGGACGGCCACAACCTGACCAAGCTGGAAGTACTGGGCGACCAGAAGTCGCTGTACCCGGATGTGGTGCAGACCCTCAAGGCGGCCGAACAGCTGGTCAAGGACGGCTTCGAGGTGATGGTCTATACCTCCGACGACCCGATCCTGGCCAAGCGCCTGGAAGAGATCGGCTGCGCTGCGGTGATGCCGCTGGCCGCGCCGATCGGTTCGGGCTTGGGCATCCAGAACAAGTACAACCTGCTGCAGATCATCGAAGACGCCAAGGTGCCGATCATCGTCGACGCAGGCGTGGGCACCGCGTCGGATGCAGCAATCGCTATGGAGCTGGGCTGCGACGGCGTGCTGATGAACACCGCCATCGCCGGTGCGCGCCACCCGGTGCTGATGGCCAGCGCCATGCGCAAGGCCGTGGAAGCGGGCCGCGAGGCGTTCCTGGCCGGCCGCATTCCGCGCAAGCGCTATGCCAGTGCGTCCTCGCCAATCGATGGGTTGATCGGCTGA
- a CDS encoding response regulator transcription factor, protein MRILVIEDNSDIAANLGDYLEDRGHTVDFAADGVTGLHLAVVHEFDAIVLDLNLPGMDGIEVCRKLRNEARKQTPVLMLTARDSLDNKLAGFDSGADDYLIKPFALQEVEVRLNALSRRGKGVQTRVLETGDLEYNLDTLEVRRQGKLLQLNPTALKILQALMEAAPAVVTRQELETRVWGEELPDSDSLRVHIHGLRAVVDKPFEVPMIQTRHGIGYRIATPEA, encoded by the coding sequence GTGAGAATCCTGGTAATCGAAGACAACAGCGACATTGCGGCCAATCTGGGCGACTACCTGGAGGACCGGGGCCACACCGTGGACTTCGCTGCCGACGGAGTAACCGGGTTGCATCTGGCTGTCGTGCACGAGTTCGACGCGATTGTCCTGGATCTCAACCTGCCCGGCATGGACGGCATCGAAGTCTGCCGCAAGCTTCGCAACGAAGCGCGCAAGCAGACCCCGGTACTGATGCTGACCGCGCGCGATTCGCTGGACAACAAGCTGGCCGGCTTCGATTCCGGTGCCGACGACTACCTGATCAAGCCGTTCGCGCTGCAGGAAGTGGAAGTGCGTCTGAACGCCCTGTCGCGTCGCGGCAAGGGCGTGCAGACCCGCGTGCTGGAAACCGGCGATCTGGAATACAACCTGGACACGCTGGAAGTGCGCCGCCAGGGCAAGCTGCTGCAGCTCAATCCGACCGCACTGAAGATCCTGCAGGCGCTGATGGAAGCGGCCCCGGCCGTGGTCACCCGGCAGGAACTGGAAACCCGTGTCTGGGGCGAAGAGCTGCCGGATTCCGATTCGCTGCGCGTGCACATCCATGGCCTGCGCGCCGTGGTGGACAAGCCCTTTGAAGTGCCGATGATCCAGACCCGCCATGGCATCGGATACCGCATCGCTACGCCGGAAGCCTGA
- a CDS encoding SLC13 family permease, protein MDTALTLTTDMKLVLGLVGFTMAMFLFERIRADVVALVVLVVLGVTGLIAPEEIFGGFSGNAVMSIIATTILGAGLDRTGALNRLAAWLLRRGHGVEQRLLMMTTAIAGLNSSFMQNPSVMALYLPVASRLAARTGLTMQRLLLPISAAIVMGGALTMVGNSPLILLNDLLASANNNLPSGLATIEPLRMFAPLPIGVALLIASLLYFRYYGDRKLVEEESLVNDGVTPARTESYFAKTYGIEGDVFELVVTAESPLVGMTLGEAENLHDAPLLLALKTGNDTRLAPPAEMRIWVGSVLGAMGPREQIHDFAQNQFLRMSSRLKHLGDLFNPSRAGISEAVVPPTSNVIGKSAADLRLRKERGISLLAINRDKQVIREDVRDVQLRAGDMLVFHSIWTDLAQAAKSRDFVVVTDYPTGEQRPHKFKIAMAIFALTILIALTSKLPVALTLMTGVAGMLLTGVLRMDEAYASINWKTVFMMAGLIPLGWAMDSSGAAAWVAGHTIDKLPTGIPIWVLELALALLTTVFSLVISHVGATIVMVPIAVNLALAAGGNPTAFALIVALSASNNLMTASNPVISMITGPANYTPREMWRVGGPLSLIYTCVVVVMINLMF, encoded by the coding sequence ATGGATACCGCGCTGACGCTGACCACTGACATGAAGCTCGTGCTCGGGCTGGTCGGCTTCACAATGGCGATGTTCCTGTTCGAGCGCATCCGCGCCGACGTGGTCGCGTTGGTGGTACTGGTGGTGCTGGGCGTGACCGGCCTGATCGCGCCGGAGGAGATCTTCGGCGGCTTCTCCGGCAACGCGGTGATGAGCATCATCGCCACCACCATCCTCGGTGCCGGCCTGGACCGCACCGGCGCGCTGAACCGACTCGCGGCCTGGCTGCTGCGGCGCGGCCACGGTGTGGAGCAGCGGCTGCTGATGATGACCACGGCCATCGCTGGCCTGAACTCGTCCTTCATGCAGAATCCGTCGGTGATGGCGCTGTACCTGCCGGTCGCCTCGCGCCTGGCCGCACGCACCGGGCTGACCATGCAGCGCCTGCTGCTGCCGATCTCGGCAGCGATCGTGATGGGCGGCGCACTGACGATGGTCGGCAACTCACCGCTGATCCTGCTGAACGATCTGCTGGCCTCGGCCAACAACAACCTGCCCTCCGGCCTGGCTACCATCGAGCCGCTGCGCATGTTCGCGCCGCTGCCGATCGGCGTGGCACTGCTGATCGCCTCGCTGCTGTATTTCCGCTATTACGGCGACCGCAAGCTGGTGGAAGAAGAAAGCCTGGTCAACGACGGGGTCACCCCGGCGCGTACCGAGAGCTACTTCGCCAAGACCTACGGCATCGAAGGTGATGTGTTCGAGCTGGTGGTCACCGCCGAGAGTCCGCTGGTCGGCATGACCCTGGGCGAAGCCGAGAACCTGCACGATGCGCCACTGCTGCTGGCGCTGAAGACCGGCAACGACACCCGCCTGGCGCCGCCGGCCGAAATGCGCATCTGGGTGGGCAGCGTGCTGGGGGCAATGGGCCCGCGCGAACAGATCCACGATTTCGCGCAGAACCAGTTCCTGCGCATGTCCTCGCGCCTGAAACACCTGGGCGATCTGTTCAATCCCAGCCGCGCCGGCATTTCCGAAGCGGTGGTGCCGCCGACCTCGAACGTGATCGGCAAGAGCGCGGCCGACCTGCGCCTGCGCAAGGAACGCGGCATCAGCCTGCTGGCGATCAACCGTGACAAGCAGGTGATCCGCGAGGATGTGCGCGATGTGCAGCTGCGCGCCGGCGACATGCTGGTCTTCCACAGCATCTGGACCGATCTGGCTCAGGCGGCCAAGAGCCGCGACTTCGTGGTGGTGACCGACTACCCGACCGGCGAGCAGCGCCCGCACAAGTTCAAGATCGCCATGGCGATTTTCGCCCTGACCATCCTGATCGCGCTGACCAGCAAGCTGCCGGTGGCGCTGACCTTGATGACCGGCGTGGCCGGCATGCTGTTGACCGGCGTGCTGCGCATGGACGAGGCCTATGCCTCGATCAACTGGAAGACGGTGTTCATGATGGCCGGGCTGATTCCGCTTGGCTGGGCGATGGATTCCAGTGGTGCGGCGGCGTGGGTGGCCGGTCATACCATCGACAAGCTGCCCACCGGCATTCCGATCTGGGTGCTGGAGCTGGCGCTGGCCCTGCTGACCACGGTGTTCTCGCTGGTGATCAGCCATGTGGGGGCGACCATCGTGATGGTGCCGATCGCGGTGAACCTGGCGCTGGCGGCCGGCGGCAACCCGACCGCGTTCGCGCTGATCGTGGCGCTGTCGGCGTCCAACAACCTGATGACGGCGTCGAACCCGGTGATTTCGATGATCACCGGCCCGGCCAACTACACCCCGCGTGAGATGTGGCGGGTCGGCGGCCCGCTGTCGCTGATCTATACGTGCGTGGTGGTGGTGATGATCAACCTGATGTTCTGA
- the trmB gene encoding tRNA (guanosine(46)-N7)-methyltransferase TrmB, giving the protein MTNPFDSAGSKAPPKPFTVNEGRREVRSFVLRQGRFTPAQQRAFDERWPRFGLDFSGEPRDLDATFGRDARKVLEIGFGNGAALRFAAQHDPSRDYIGLEVHAPGVGRLLNALADDNADHVRLYHHDAVEVLEKEIADGALDEVRIYFPDPWHKKRHNKRRLIQPGFAELLVRKLRSGGRLHCATDWEDYAEQMWDVLDATPGLVNRAGPRGSVPRPDWRPQTHFETRGQKLGHGVWDLLYDRT; this is encoded by the coding sequence ATGACCAATCCATTCGACAGCGCCGGTTCGAAGGCGCCGCCCAAGCCGTTCACGGTCAACGAAGGCCGCCGTGAAGTGCGCAGCTTCGTGCTGCGCCAGGGGCGCTTCACCCCCGCCCAGCAGCGCGCGTTCGACGAACGCTGGCCACGCTTCGGCCTGGATTTCAGCGGCGAACCGCGTGATCTGGATGCCACCTTCGGCCGCGATGCGCGCAAGGTGCTGGAAATCGGCTTTGGCAACGGCGCCGCGCTGCGCTTTGCCGCACAGCATGACCCGAGCCGCGACTACATCGGTCTGGAAGTGCACGCCCCCGGTGTCGGCCGGCTGCTGAACGCGCTGGCCGACGACAACGCCGACCACGTGCGCCTGTACCACCACGACGCGGTGGAAGTACTGGAAAAGGAAATCGCCGATGGCGCGCTGGACGAAGTGCGCATCTACTTCCCCGACCCGTGGCACAAGAAGCGCCACAACAAGCGTCGCCTGATCCAGCCGGGCTTTGCCGAACTGCTGGTGCGCAAGCTGCGCTCCGGCGGCCGCCTGCACTGTGCCACCGACTGGGAGGATTACGCCGAACAGATGTGGGACGTGCTGGATGCCACCCCCGGCCTGGTCAACCGCGCCGGCCCGCGTGGCAGCGTGCCGCGCCCGGACTGGCGCCCGCAGACCCACTTCGAGACCCGCGGCCAGAAGCTCGGCCATGGCGTCTGGGACCTGCTGTACGACCGCACCTGA